From one Acidimicrobiales bacterium genomic stretch:
- a CDS encoding amidohydrolase family protein, which produces MKSREGASMGATWDTIDRYVVISADTHAGAELHDYKPYLPSRLHDEFDRWAETYVSPFDDLAIATAKRNWDSEFRLAEVDADGVSAEILFPNTVPPFFPTVPNITIKLPRSREEFELRWEGVKAHNRWQVDFCSLTPGRRRGLIQMFPHDIDLALEEIRWGVEQGCFGGVLIPAVSPGDPLVQPLFHTRYEPLWAGCQDLDISVVQHGGTGSPEMPMDQPASNPVLITEMASWTQRTLPHLILAGVFERYPRLRYVPTEQGTMFLRMQLATLDAMVPSMKSSAGNRTYGIFGGSSVDELTLSPTDYVRRNCYFGASAMAPYEVSMVEMLGEDHFMWGSDYPHEEGTAPHSRELIRWALHDQPVERCRKLLAGNAARVYGFDLDALTPIAQKIGPLVSETHKPLGDTGYMAPPAFGGRPFEGGLALHRLAPARA; this is translated from the coding sequence TTGAAGAGTAGGGAGGGAGCCTCGATGGGCGCGACCTGGGACACAATCGACCGCTATGTGGTGATCTCCGCCGACACCCACGCCGGCGCAGAGCTGCACGACTACAAGCCGTACCTGCCGTCCCGGCTTCACGACGAGTTCGACCGGTGGGCGGAGACCTACGTAAGCCCGTTCGACGACCTGGCGATCGCGACCGCGAAGCGCAACTGGGACAGCGAGTTCCGCCTGGCCGAGGTCGACGCCGATGGCGTCTCCGCCGAGATCCTCTTTCCGAACACGGTTCCGCCGTTTTTTCCCACCGTGCCGAACATCACCATCAAGCTGCCGCGCAGCCGGGAGGAGTTCGAGCTCCGCTGGGAGGGCGTCAAGGCCCACAACCGGTGGCAGGTCGACTTCTGCTCTTTGACCCCGGGGCGCCGGCGCGGCCTGATCCAGATGTTCCCCCACGACATCGACTTGGCCCTAGAGGAGATCCGCTGGGGCGTGGAGCAAGGCTGCTTCGGCGGGGTGCTCATCCCCGCGGTTTCGCCCGGTGATCCTCTGGTGCAGCCGCTGTTCCACACCCGTTATGAGCCGCTGTGGGCGGGCTGCCAGGATCTCGATATCAGCGTCGTGCAGCACGGAGGGACGGGAAGTCCCGAGATGCCGATGGACCAGCCAGCCTCTAACCCTGTACTGATCACAGAGATGGCGAGCTGGACCCAGCGGACACTTCCTCACCTGATCCTCGCCGGCGTGTTCGAGCGCTACCCGCGACTTCGCTACGTTCCGACCGAGCAGGGAACGATGTTCTTGCGCATGCAGCTCGCCACGCTCGACGCGATGGTTCCGAGCATGAAGTCATCCGCGGGTAACCGCACCTATGGAATCTTCGGCGGTTCGTCGGTCGACGAGCTGACCCTCAGTCCGACCGACTACGTGAGGCGGAACTGCTACTTCGGTGCTAGCGCGATGGCACCCTACGAAGTCAGCATGGTCGAGATGCTCGGCGAGGATCACTTCATGTGGGGCAGCGACTATCCGCATGAGGAGGGCACCGCACCGCACTCGCGTGAGCTGATCCGGTGGGCGCTTCACGATCAGCCGGTCGAGAGATGCCGGAAGCTGCTCGCCGGCAACGCGGCCCGGGTGTACGGGTTCGATCTGGACGCGTTGACCCCCATCGCTCAGAAGATCGGCCCGCTCGTCTCCGAGACGCACAAGCCGTTGGGAGACACCGGCTACATGGCTCCGCC